Proteins from a single region of Artemia franciscana chromosome 20, ASM3288406v1, whole genome shotgun sequence:
- the LOC136040334 gene encoding uncharacterized protein LOC136040334 yields MTVVNYGSEPWVLRKTDEDLLDVFQRNCLRIFLDTRLTDYISNNSMYEKCGSIPLSRAIMKERPRWLGQVLRMKDDRLPKIVLFSQPSRAKQKAGLPLFGWEDFIKKDLKEI; encoded by the coding sequence atgacagtggtcaattatggctctgaaccatgggtgctccgaaaaacggatgaagatttactagatgttttccagagaaattgtttACGGATTTTTCtggatacccggctgactgattatatttcaaacaatagcatgtacgaaaagtgtggttcaatcccactttctagggctataatgaaagaaaggccgAGATGGTTAGGGcaggttctgcggatgaaggatgacagattgccgaagattgtccttttcagccaaccgtctagggctaaacagaaagcaggtcttCCTCTTTTtgggtgggaggatttcataaagaaagatttgaaggaaatttga